In Subdoligranulum variabile, the genomic stretch CCAATATCGCCCACGGCTGCAACAGCGTCATCGCCACCAAGCTGAGCCTGAAACTGGCCGACTATGTGGTGACCGAAGCCGGTTTCGGTGCCGATCTGGGTGCTGAAAAGTTCCTGGACATCAAGTGCCGCTATGCGGGCCTGCATCCTTCCGCTGTGGTTCTGGTCGCCACCGTGCGTGCACTGAAATCTCACGGCGGTGTTGCCAAGGCCGATCTGAGCAAGCCCAACGTCGAGGCCGTCAAAGCCGGTTCGGTGAACCTGGCCCGCCATATCGAGAATATGCGCAACTTTGGCCTGCCGGTCTGTGTGGCCATCAACGCCTTCCCCACCGACACCAAGGAAGAGATGGATGCCATCTACGAAGTCTGCGAAAAGGCCGGGGTACCCTGCGCTCTCTCCGAAGTTTTCGCCAAGGGCGGCGAGGGCGGCAAGGCTCTGGCTGAGACGGTTCTCTCCATCCTGGATGACAACGCCAAGGTCAACTACACCTACGACCTGAGCGCCTCCCTGCCGGAAAAGATCGAGGCGGTTGCCAAAAAAATCTACCGTGCCGGTGGAGTATCCTACAGCGCCGCCGCCCAGAAGACGCTGGACGAACTGGCCGCCATGGGCTACAGCGATCTGCCGGTCTGCATCGCCAAAACCCAGTATTCCTTCAGCGACAACGCCAAGCTCATCGCCGCCCCGGAAGGCTTCACCCTCAACGTGCGGGAAGTTCGTCTGTCCGCCGGCGCCGGTTTCGTGGTGGTCGTCTGCGGCAGTATCATGACGATGCCTGGCCTGCCCAAACATCCGGCGGCCATGGACATCGACGTGGATGTGCACGGCAAGATCACCGGTCTGTTCTGATTGTTTCCAAGATACAAAAAGGAGTCCGCCTGTGGGCGAACTCCTTTTTTTGTTTTTGCAGGCTTTTTACCGGGATGTTTCCTCATCCCCCAGCTCATGGCCCTCCTCGGGGGCGGGCGTATACAGATGCGCCACATCGGGGGCCAGCTGACCGCCGGGCAGCTTCTGACCAAAGGACGG encodes the following:
- a CDS encoding formate--tetrahydrofolate ligase produces the protein MKPITEIAAKLGLQGQSVIPYGHYKAKIDHKLAKGDGPEGKLILVTAISPTPAGEGKTTTSVGLADAMNALGKKTMLCLREPSLGPVFGIKGGAAGGGYAQVVPMEDINLHFTGDIHAIGTANNLLAAMIDNSIQQGNPLNIDPRRITWKRCMDMNDRQLRFIVDGLGGKVNGTPREDGFDITVASEVMAIFCLATDLEDLKARLSRIVCAYTYDGKPVTAGQIGAAGAMTALLKDALDPNLVQTLEHNPAIIHGGPFANIAHGCNSVIATKLSLKLADYVVTEAGFGADLGAEKFLDIKCRYAGLHPSAVVLVATVRALKSHGGVAKADLSKPNVEAVKAGSVNLARHIENMRNFGLPVCVAINAFPTDTKEEMDAIYEVCEKAGVPCALSEVFAKGGEGGKALAETVLSILDDNAKVNYTYDLSASLPEKIEAVAKKIYRAGGVSYSAAAQKTLDELAAMGYSDLPVCIAKTQYSFSDNAKLIAAPEGFTLNVREVRLSAGAGFVVVVCGSIMTMPGLPKHPAAMDIDVDVHGKITGLF